One Bacteroidota bacterium genomic window carries:
- a CDS encoding beta-lactamase family protein has product MKVKILLIIGLVFLFFLGEIAVSFSFKSDNKVSIPSSEVVPLSYKVADLQFADSNTIQFDSLINDFLLRNKISGASLAVTKKGRLVYAKGYGYAQLEDSIPVSPQHLFRVASVSKLITAVTIMKLLEEQKLKIDDKVFGAEGILHEFSDTGTIDKRLEEITVRHLLNHTAGWSPRMGDPVFNSLYVARKLKIDPPAKADDLIRYALGNKLADKPGTKYLYSNLGYVILGRIIEKLSGMEYEEYVQFAILHPLGIYDMHIGNSFEPDLYLNEVRYYHYSGMPEVWAYNGSKNLVPLVYGGNNMALLGAAGGWIASAPELAKLLVALDGFDSSPDILSTHSIKVMTTPQGPKRRLIGWRATDGRGTWWRTGTIAGSAALIMRHPNETNWVLMVNTSTKKDSHIHNDISKTMFTALRTVYAWPETDLFSPEQEINNDLLSLEE; this is encoded by the coding sequence ATGAAAGTTAAAATTCTATTGATCATAGGATTGGTTTTTCTTTTCTTTTTAGGCGAAATCGCAGTTTCTTTCTCTTTTAAAAGCGACAATAAAGTCAGCATTCCATCATCGGAAGTAGTGCCTTTATCTTATAAGGTTGCTGATTTACAGTTTGCCGATAGCAATACCATTCAGTTCGATAGCCTTATCAATGATTTTCTGCTTCGGAATAAGATTTCAGGAGCTTCGTTGGCTGTTACCAAAAAGGGAAGATTGGTGTATGCAAAAGGTTATGGCTATGCTCAGCTCGAAGACAGTATTCCAGTATCCCCCCAGCATTTGTTTCGTGTGGCCAGTGTTTCGAAGCTGATTACTGCTGTAACTATCATGAAATTGCTTGAAGAACAGAAATTAAAGATTGATGACAAAGTTTTTGGTGCAGAGGGCATTCTGCATGAATTTTCCGATACAGGCACAATCGATAAACGATTGGAAGAGATTACTGTGCGGCATTTATTGAACCACACTGCCGGGTGGAGTCCACGCATGGGCGATCCGGTGTTTAATTCGCTTTATGTGGCGCGAAAACTTAAAATCGATCCACCGGCAAAGGCCGATGACCTCATACGCTATGCTTTAGGGAATAAACTTGCAGATAAACCCGGAACTAAATATCTATATTCGAACCTGGGGTATGTGATACTCGGAAGAATAATTGAAAAGCTAAGCGGAATGGAATACGAAGAATATGTTCAATTTGCAATTCTTCATCCGTTAGGCATTTACGACATGCACATTGGTAATAGTTTCGAGCCTGACCTGTATTTAAACGAAGTGAGATACTACCATTATTCTGGCATGCCCGAAGTGTGGGCCTATAATGGTTCTAAAAACTTAGTTCCACTGGTGTATGGCGGTAATAACATGGCCTTGCTGGGCGCTGCAGGCGGATGGATAGCCTCGGCACCTGAGCTGGCAAAACTTTTAGTGGCTCTCGATGGCTTTGATAGCAGCCCTGATATTCTTAGCACGCATTCGATAAAGGTGATGACCACCCCACAAGGGCCAAAACGCAGGCTGATAGGCTGGAGAGCTACCGATGGGAGAGGAACCTGGTGGCGCACTGGTACCATAGCCGGGTCAGCTGCCCTAATCATGCGACACCCCAATGAAACAAACTGGGTTTTAATGGTGAATACCAGCACTAAAAAAGATTCGCACATTCACAACGACATTTCCAAAACCATGTTTACTGCACTGAGAACGGTATATGCATGGCCCGAAACGGATTTATTCAGTCCGGAACAGGAAATTAACAACGATTTATTGTCCTTGGAGGAATAA
- a CDS encoding IS4 family transposase, whose amino-acid sequence MNQGKYVFAQIIEFLPKRVFDCIVDRFSADKNVRHFSCWNQMLCMIFGQLTNRDSLRDLIVAIEAHSRKTYHLGFGKSVTRSNLSKANENRNSKVFEEFAYYLIDVARNKRKNENFEIKGKVYAFDSSTIDLCLNVFWWAKFRKAKGGIKLHTLYDITTQIPAFIHITAATVNDVNVMDYIPYEGGAYYIFDRGYVDYSRLYKITLLSAFFVVRAKSNLQFKRIYSQKIDKTTGVQSDQIGKLTGFYVSKDYPAKLRKVKYYDSEMNRTFVFLTNNMTLTAQEIALLYKNRWQVELFFKWIKQHLKLKSFWGNSENAVRIQIYTAIITYCLIAIVGNDLKIDRSTYEILQVLGISLLDKTPVKELFTNIDYNDVKELDYKQLSLSLF is encoded by the coding sequence ATGAATCAAGGTAAGTATGTTTTTGCACAGATTATAGAGTTTCTGCCTAAGAGAGTTTTCGATTGTATTGTAGATCGTTTTTCCGCAGATAAAAATGTTCGTCATTTCAGTTGCTGGAATCAAATGTTATGCATGATCTTTGGGCAACTTACCAATCGAGATAGCCTCAGGGATTTGATTGTTGCTATTGAAGCCCATAGCAGGAAAACCTACCATTTGGGTTTTGGGAAAAGTGTTACCCGCAGTAATCTTTCAAAAGCCAATGAAAATCGAAACAGCAAGGTATTTGAAGAATTTGCGTATTATCTTATTGATGTCGCCCGAAATAAACGCAAGAATGAAAATTTTGAAATTAAAGGAAAAGTTTATGCCTTTGATTCTTCCACCATTGATTTATGTTTAAATGTGTTTTGGTGGGCGAAATTCCGCAAAGCAAAAGGAGGTATCAAACTGCATACACTCTACGATATCACTACTCAAATTCCGGCCTTCATTCATATTACTGCTGCAACGGTAAACGATGTCAATGTTATGGATTATATTCCTTATGAGGGTGGTGCATACTACATTTTCGACCGTGGTTATGTCGACTACAGCCGGTTATATAAGATAACGCTGCTTTCTGCCTTTTTCGTAGTCCGTGCAAAGTCAAACCTTCAATTTAAAAGAATTTATTCTCAAAAGATTGACAAGACCACCGGGGTGCAAAGCGACCAAATTGGTAAACTGACAGGGTTTTATGTCTCAAAAGATTACCCTGCTAAATTGCGAAAAGTGAAATACTACGATAGCGAAATGAATCGCACCTTTGTATTCCTAACCAACAATATGACGCTTACCGCTCAGGAAATCGCACTTCTTTACAAGAATCGTTGGCAGGTAGAACTATTTTTCAAATGGATAAAACAGCATCTTAAGCTAAAATCCTTTTGGGGTAACTCTGAAAATGCTGTCCGTATCCAAATTTATACCGCAATCATCACATATTGTTTGATTGCAATTGTAGGCAATGATCTCAAAATAGACCGTTCAACCTACGAAATATTACAAGTTTTAGGAATCTCTCTACTGGACAAAACTCCTGTAAAAGAGCTATTTACAAATATAGATTACAATGATGTCAAAGAACTTGATTATAAACAACTGTCACTCAGCTTATTTTAA
- a CDS encoding alpha-glucosidase C-terminal domain-containing protein — protein MKYLKFYLIISFGVFVLLFSGCKSGTSKTSEKAYQPRDYVEITHPEWTKDACIYEVNIRQYTHEGTFKAFESHLHRLKDLGVDILWLMPIHPVGEKNRKGQLGSYYSVRDYLAVNPDFGSLDDFKHLVDTIHSLGMYVILDWVANHSAWDCNLVSEHPEWYTRNYEGNFQPTPWYDWSDVIDFDYNQPGIRQYMTEALKYWVKETDIDGYRCDVAGFIPTDFWDNVRRELDEIKPVFMLAEWNARDLHKHAFDMSYNWEMYDAMHELTIETGKFGRLYEHFAHTVNTFPSNAYWMNFVENHDKNSWAGTQFTQFGEALDACIVLTVTAPGMPLIYSGQEAGNDRQLLFFEKDTISWKEHYLFDFYKKLFAFKKANPALWNGNWGGEMIPIGNTAEKVLSFARVKEKRKVIVAINFSSSPVSFVMQSKIQEGVFEDFSTGRKMVIEQSANIDLPAWGFMVLSN, from the coding sequence ATGAAGTATCTAAAATTTTACCTAATTATCAGTTTTGGTGTTTTTGTATTGTTGTTTTCTGGCTGTAAATCCGGAACTTCCAAAACTTCAGAAAAAGCTTATCAACCCAGAGATTATGTAGAGATCACACATCCGGAGTGGACCAAAGATGCATGCATTTATGAGGTAAACATCAGGCAATATACTCACGAGGGTACATTCAAAGCCTTCGAATCTCATTTGCACCGTCTGAAAGACCTTGGGGTAGATATCCTCTGGCTAATGCCCATTCATCCTGTAGGTGAAAAGAATCGCAAAGGACAGCTAGGAAGTTATTATTCGGTAAGGGATTACCTTGCTGTTAACCCTGACTTTGGCTCACTCGACGATTTTAAACATCTTGTCGACACCATTCATAGTTTAGGCATGTATGTGATTCTCGATTGGGTGGCGAACCATTCAGCATGGGACTGCAATCTGGTAAGTGAACACCCCGAATGGTATACGAGAAATTACGAAGGTAATTTTCAACCTACTCCCTGGTACGACTGGTCGGATGTGATTGATTTCGACTATAACCAGCCCGGAATAAGACAATACATGACCGAAGCTTTGAAGTATTGGGTGAAAGAGACGGATATTGATGGCTATCGCTGCGATGTAGCGGGTTTTATTCCAACCGATTTCTGGGACAATGTGCGCCGCGAACTGGACGAAATTAAACCAGTATTTATGCTGGCTGAATGGAATGCCCGCGATTTGCACAAGCATGCCTTCGACATGTCATACAACTGGGAGATGTACGATGCCATGCACGAATTGACCATTGAAACGGGTAAATTTGGTAGGCTTTATGAGCACTTTGCCCATACGGTAAACACTTTCCCATCGAATGCATATTGGATGAATTTTGTGGAAAATCACGATAAAAATTCCTGGGCAGGAACTCAGTTTACCCAATTTGGCGAGGCGCTCGATGCCTGTATTGTATTAACTGTTACGGCACCTGGCATGCCGCTTATATACAGCGGACAGGAAGCAGGGAATGACCGGCAATTGTTGTTTTTCGAGAAAGACACCATCAGCTGGAAGGAACATTATCTGTTTGATTTTTATAAAAAGCTTTTCGCTTTTAAAAAAGCTAATCCCGCACTTTGGAATGGAAACTGGGGTGGCGAAATGATTCCTATCGGAAATACTGCTGAGAAGGTTTTAAGTTTTGCACGTGTAAAAGAAAAGCGGAAAGTAATTGTGGCAATTAATTTCTCTTCAAGCCCAGTCTCGTTTGTCATGCAAAGCAAGATTCAGGAAGGTGTTTTTGAAGATTTTTCCACCGGCCGGAAAATGGTAATTGAGCAATCGGCAAACATTGATTTGCCAGCCTGGGGATTCATGGTTTTATCGAACTAA
- a CDS encoding deoxyribodipyrimidine photo-lyase, whose amino-acid sequence MNGPINIFWLRRDLRFYDNTALIKASAQPYPVLFLFIFDNAITDELPIQDARISFIYKRLKELHLHLQQRGGGLLLKKGNVLSVWESLLKEYSIHNVFVNTDFEPYGIQRDRNVKELLEKEGIIFKSFPDHLIFVPGEVVKADGLPYTIFTPFKNKWLERYRQEKYSIQMKEPEFQVTDTEFLFPELADLGFDYSPIKPKPLEFVNIKEYDLKRDYPALEATTHSGIYLRFGTVSIRELVMKAEENPVFLSELIWREFFIQILYFFPHVVTSSFKPRYDRIRWNNNPDLFNLWCQGKTGYPLVDAGMRQLNQTGTMHNRVRMVTASFLCKHLLIDWRWGEAYFAQKLLDFELASNNGNWQWAAGTGCDAAPYFRIFNPAAQAKKFDPKDHYILKWVPELNKKDYPKPIVNHQSATQLTLERYREGLNDK is encoded by the coding sequence ATGAATGGTCCCATTAACATATTTTGGCTCAGGCGCGATTTGCGTTTTTACGACAATACAGCACTAATAAAGGCTTCAGCTCAACCATACCCCGTACTTTTTCTTTTTATTTTCGACAACGCAATTACAGACGAACTCCCCATACAGGATGCAAGGATTAGTTTTATTTACAAGCGACTTAAGGAACTGCACCTTCACTTGCAGCAACGAGGAGGGGGTTTACTGTTAAAAAAAGGCAATGTACTTTCGGTTTGGGAGTCCCTTCTGAAGGAGTATTCAATTCATAATGTATTTGTCAATACCGATTTTGAGCCTTATGGAATACAGCGCGATAGAAATGTAAAAGAACTGCTCGAAAAAGAAGGAATAATTTTTAAATCATTTCCCGACCACCTGATTTTCGTTCCGGGTGAGGTTGTAAAGGCCGATGGCTTGCCCTATACCATCTTCACACCCTTTAAAAACAAATGGCTCGAGCGTTACCGTCAGGAAAAATACAGCATACAAATGAAGGAACCTGAGTTTCAGGTTACAGATACAGAGTTTTTGTTTCCGGAATTGGCTGATTTGGGTTTCGATTATTCGCCAATTAAGCCAAAGCCGCTTGAATTTGTAAATATCAAAGAATACGACCTTAAGCGCGATTACCCTGCATTAGAAGCCACAACCCATTCTGGAATATATTTAAGGTTTGGCACTGTTAGTATTCGGGAGCTTGTAATGAAGGCAGAAGAGAATCCGGTTTTTTTAAGCGAACTTATCTGGAGAGAATTTTTCATTCAAATACTCTATTTTTTTCCGCATGTAGTTACAAGCAGTTTTAAACCCCGTTACGACCGCATTCGTTGGAACAATAACCCTGACCTATTCAATCTATGGTGCCAGGGAAAAACCGGTTATCCTTTGGTAGATGCTGGCATGCGTCAATTAAACCAGACCGGAACCATGCACAATAGGGTTCGAATGGTTACCGCCAGTTTTTTGTGCAAGCACCTGCTTATCGACTGGCGATGGGGCGAAGCCTATTTTGCACAAAAATTACTCGATTTCGAACTTGCCTCCAACAACGGTAACTGGCAGTGGGCCGCAGGAACAGGCTGCGATGCGGCACCTTATTTCAGAATTTTTAATCCTGCTGCCCAAGCCAAAAAGTTCGACCCCAAAGATCATTATATTTTAAAATGGGTGCCTGAGCTAAATAAGAAAGACTACCCCAAACCCATTGTCAATCACCAATCGGCTACCCAACTTACATTGGAACGATATCGTGAAGGTTTAAATGATAAGTGA
- a CDS encoding DUF2237 domain-containing protein, protein MQKNVFGLPLESCSKKPLTGFYRDGCCNTGKDDAGMHTVCVIVTKEFLEFSAMAGNDLSTPMPQYNFEGIKPGDHWCLCALRWKQALEHNMAPEIVLEATNEKTLEVIPLKLMLPFAHKKELNTNKT, encoded by the coding sequence ATGCAAAAAAATGTTTTCGGTTTACCTCTCGAGTCATGCAGTAAGAAGCCTCTCACGGGCTTTTACCGCGATGGTTGTTGCAACACCGGCAAAGACGATGCCGGCATGCATACTGTGTGTGTGATAGTAACCAAAGAATTTCTTGAATTCTCTGCCATGGCTGGCAACGACCTCAGCACCCCCATGCCTCAATACAATTTTGAAGGAATAAAACCCGGCGATCACTGGTGTTTGTGTGCCTTGCGCTGGAAACAAGCACTTGAACACAATATGGCTCCCGAAATAGTGCTGGAGGCGACCAATGAAAAAACACTCGAAGTAATTCCTTTAAAATTGATGCTTCCCTTTGCGCACAAGAAGGAGTTAAACACAAATAAAACTTAA
- the queF gene encoding NADPH-dependent 7-cyano-7-deazaguanine reductase QueF: MSTLTHLGNQTSYENEYNPALLECFDNKHAQRDYWVKFNCPEFTSLCPITKQPDFASVYISYIPDIKMVESKSLKLYLFSFRNHGAFHEDCINIIMNDLIALLNPRYIEVLGKFMPRGGISIDPYCNYGKPGTGFVEMAHFRMLRHDLNPEKIDNR; the protein is encoded by the coding sequence ATGAGCACACTCACACACCTAGGAAACCAAACTTCATACGAAAACGAATACAATCCGGCTTTGCTGGAATGTTTCGATAATAAGCATGCGCAAAGAGACTACTGGGTTAAGTTTAATTGTCCGGAGTTTACCAGTTTATGTCCGATAACCAAGCAGCCCGATTTTGCATCAGTATATATCAGTTATATTCCCGATATTAAGATGGTGGAGAGTAAAAGTTTAAAACTATACCTTTTTAGTTTTCGAAACCACGGAGCTTTTCACGAAGATTGCATCAACATCATCATGAATGATTTAATTGCACTACTTAATCCCCGCTACATCGAAGTGCTAGGCAAGTTCATGCCCCGGGGTGGAATTTCAATCGACCCCTATTGTAATTATGGGAAACCAGGTACCGGGTTTGTGGAGATGGCCCATTTCAGAATGCTACGGCACGATTTAAATCCCGAAAAAATTGATAACAGGTAA
- the queC gene encoding 7-cyano-7-deazaguanine synthase QueC, with translation MTISLSDSSQFFQSDSKALVLLSGGQDSTTVLYWAKRCFKAIEAIGFQYGQRHRLELKVAADIAYQAEVPYFLVDINMLSGISRNALTSEDIAVETGLKSDGPPNTLVEGRNLLFLTYAAIYAKHKGITNLVMGVGQTDYSGYPDCRHEFIQSAQLTLSLAMDYSFTIHTPLMWKDKAKTWQLADELGIIDLIRKKTLTCYNGIIAEGCGNCPACLLRKKGWDEYMHHKLNKE, from the coding sequence ATGACAATCAGCCTTTCCGACAGCAGTCAGTTTTTTCAATCCGATTCAAAGGCCCTGGTGCTGCTTTCAGGAGGGCAGGATTCTACCACCGTGCTCTATTGGGCTAAAAGGTGCTTTAAGGCTATTGAGGCTATTGGCTTTCAATATGGGCAAAGGCATAGACTCGAATTAAAGGTAGCAGCGGACATTGCCTATCAGGCTGAAGTACCCTATTTCCTGGTCGATATAAACATGCTATCGGGTATTTCGCGCAACGCGCTGACTTCGGAAGATATTGCAGTAGAAACAGGCCTCAAGTCTGATGGGCCACCCAACACACTTGTAGAGGGGCGCAACCTCTTGTTTCTAACTTATGCAGCCATTTATGCCAAACACAAGGGCATAACGAACCTAGTAATGGGAGTCGGGCAAACCGATTACAGCGGATATCCTGATTGCCGGCATGAGTTTATCCAGTCGGCTCAACTTACCCTTAGTCTGGCTATGGATTATTCTTTTACAATACATACCCCCCTCATGTGGAAAGACAAGGCAAAAACATGGCAATTGGCTGACGAATTGGGCATTATCGACCTGATTAGAAAAAAAACCCTTACCTGTTATAATGGTATTATTGCTGAAGGATGCGGAAACTGCCCGGCCTGCTTGTTACGAAAAAAAGGCTGGGACGAATACATGCACCATAAATTGAACAAAGAATGA
- the larE gene encoding ATP-dependent sacrificial sulfur transferase LarE, protein MDASLKLKYEQLQALFIDLEEAVIAYSGGVDSTLLLKVAKDVLGHEVIAIIGKSDTMPEREFEDALLTARMMGIEPVVIQTKETESPDYCNNPVERCYHCKKHIFGTFTEFMQSHKLLHLVDGSNSDDLKDYRPGNKALEQFDVLSPLRDLGFTKKDIRELSKALGLSTWNKEAMACLATRIAHNDPITLQKLRMIELAEAFLRSHGFTQVRARIQQNSLRIEVNPNEVARFYEDSIRQQVIQKMKELGFLEVSIDMEGYRMGSMNKK, encoded by the coding sequence ATGGATGCTTCATTAAAACTAAAATACGAGCAATTACAGGCCTTATTTATTGATCTGGAAGAGGCTGTTATCGCCTATAGCGGGGGAGTCGATAGCACCCTGCTTTTAAAGGTGGCTAAAGATGTTCTTGGCCATGAGGTAATCGCAATTATCGGAAAATCCGATACAATGCCTGAGCGCGAATTTGAGGATGCGCTTTTAACTGCACGGATGATGGGAATAGAGCCGGTTGTAATCCAGACCAAGGAGACCGAATCGCCGGACTATTGCAATAACCCGGTCGAGAGGTGTTACCATTGCAAAAAGCATATTTTTGGCACCTTTACTGAATTTATGCAAAGCCATAAATTGTTGCATCTTGTGGATGGTTCTAACTCTGACGATTTGAAGGATTACCGACCAGGAAATAAGGCACTTGAACAGTTTGATGTGCTAAGCCCACTGCGCGATCTTGGGTTTACCAAAAAAGATATCAGGGAATTATCGAAGGCGCTGGGTTTATCGACCTGGAATAAGGAAGCTATGGCGTGCCTGGCTACCCGCATTGCCCACAATGACCCGATTACGCTTCAGAAACTTCGTATGATTGAATTGGCTGAAGCCTTCCTTCGAAGTCATGGATTTACCCAGGTAAGGGCACGCATTCAGCAAAACAGCCTGCGCATAGAAGTGAACCCAAATGAAGTTGCCCGTTTTTATGAGGATTCGATCCGGCAACAAGTGATTCAGAAAATGAAAGAATTGGGTTTTCTGGAGGTTTCCATTGATATGGAAGGCTACCGCATGGGCAGCATGAACAAAAAGTAA
- the amrB gene encoding AmmeMemoRadiSam system protein B: protein MDPSRKPLIDRSPVAAGRFYSAHANKLEIEIANMLNEAEKLSGFQHKKDEKLLALIAPHAGYVFSGVVAASAFMLLRNVTPRKRVFLLGSSHHTDFNGASIYNVGHYLTPFGKVKVDLELANKLIENSPVINYVSAAHAHEHSIEVMLPFIQYFWQNNFEIVPIVLATHSEAICRQIAEELKPYFTSENLFVVSTDLSHYPVYADAMKIDKETIEAVTTGKPEQLLEQIRHNKSLNIPNLSTSMCGWTSVLSLMYLCTNIDGIQYYPILYQNSGDAHMYGDTDRVVGYQSMVVTKLPRENNFDLNDKEKELLLNIAKSAIFRYKSKDNSPINDPQNLPSNLNKQAGAFVSIYVQNKLRGCIGQLQAGNKPLAEIVSDVAVSAAFRDSRFAPVTEEEMKNLHIEISVLTPLKRIASANEIILGKHGIYIKKENRSGTFLPQVANDTHWSVEEFLGNCSKNKAGLGWDGWKDAELYTYEAIVFSTPK, encoded by the coding sequence ATGGACCCATCGCGCAAACCACTTATCGACAGATCGCCCGTGGCTGCTGGCAGATTTTATTCAGCTCATGCAAACAAACTGGAGATTGAGATTGCCAACATGCTTAACGAAGCTGAAAAGTTAAGTGGTTTTCAACATAAGAAAGATGAAAAACTTCTTGCCCTGATAGCCCCGCATGCAGGTTATGTTTTTTCGGGTGTGGTTGCAGCCTCGGCTTTTATGTTATTAAGAAATGTGACTCCGCGTAAAAGAGTGTTTTTACTCGGCTCCAGTCATCATACCGATTTCAACGGTGCCTCGATCTATAATGTGGGTCATTACCTCACTCCATTCGGAAAAGTTAAAGTAGATCTTGAACTGGCCAATAAGCTGATTGAAAATTCACCTGTAATAAACTATGTGTCTGCAGCGCATGCCCACGAACACAGTATTGAAGTAATGCTGCCTTTTATACAATACTTTTGGCAAAACAATTTCGAAATTGTTCCGATAGTACTGGCAACCCATTCCGAAGCAATATGCCGGCAAATTGCCGAAGAATTGAAACCATATTTTACCTCAGAGAACCTTTTTGTGGTCAGCACCGATTTATCGCACTATCCGGTATACGCAGATGCCATGAAAATAGACAAAGAAACCATTGAAGCTGTAACAACAGGTAAACCTGAGCAACTTCTGGAACAAATACGACACAATAAGTCACTGAATATTCCCAATCTTTCTACCTCTATGTGTGGATGGACCTCTGTACTCAGCCTTATGTACCTATGCACAAACATTGATGGCATTCAATACTACCCGATTTTATACCAGAACAGCGGAGATGCACACATGTATGGCGATACCGACCGGGTGGTAGGATACCAATCTATGGTCGTTACCAAATTACCCCGCGAAAATAATTTCGACTTAAACGATAAAGAAAAGGAACTTTTACTCAACATAGCTAAATCAGCGATATTCCGCTATAAATCGAAAGATAATTCCCCTATAAATGACCCACAAAACCTTCCTTCCAATCTTAACAAACAAGCAGGAGCCTTTGTAAGCATTTATGTTCAGAATAAGTTGAGAGGGTGTATAGGCCAATTGCAAGCCGGAAATAAACCCCTGGCCGAAATAGTATCTGATGTGGCCGTATCGGCTGCCTTTCGCGATAGCCGCTTTGCACCTGTCACTGAAGAGGAAATGAAGAATTTACACATTGAAATATCTGTACTTACCCCTCTTAAACGTATTGCTTCAGCCAATGAAATAATACTGGGTAAACATGGGATATACATTAAAAAGGAAAATCGTTCCGGCACTTTTTTACCTCAAGTAGCAAATGACACCCACTGGAGTGTGGAAGAATTTCTGGGTAATTGTTCGAAAAACAAAGCCGGATTGGGATGGGATGGCTGGAAAGATGCCGAACTTTATACTTATGAAGCCATTGTGTTTAGTACCCCGAAATAG